A genomic region of Methanobacterium sp. SMA-27 contains the following coding sequences:
- the nadC gene encoding carboxylating nicotinate-nucleotide diphosphorylase, which translates to MKYDVREIIKMVYQDIGFEDITTKALIPPDKLIKAKIISREKGILSGIDLVNNIFQEFSINTSIKKHDGEKLAEDDIIMEIDGDASTILSVERTVLNILMRMSGISTITAMLIEKVNNNVIIAGTRKTTPGLQFLEKEAIRVGGGDTHRFRLDDCILIKDNHIAIVGSVKEAVEMAKGYVSFTKKVEVEVESTKDALEAAMAGADIIMLDNMNPDEIRNVLNALENKGLRNKILIEVSGGINPDNIVDYVKTGVDVISTGYITHSAKSLDMSLEII; encoded by the coding sequence ATGAAGTACGATGTAAGGGAAATAATTAAAATGGTGTACCAAGACATTGGTTTTGAAGATATAACCACAAAAGCCCTAATACCTCCAGATAAATTGATAAAGGCCAAGATCATCAGCAGAGAAAAGGGAATTTTATCAGGTATTGATCTAGTTAATAATATTTTTCAGGAGTTCTCAATTAATACAAGTATAAAAAAACATGATGGAGAGAAACTTGCTGAAGATGATATTATTATGGAGATTGATGGTGATGCAAGCACAATACTCAGTGTTGAGAGAACAGTTCTTAATATACTCATGAGGATGAGTGGGATTTCTACTATAACTGCAATGCTGATTGAAAAGGTTAACAATAATGTGATTATAGCAGGGACACGTAAAACTACACCGGGACTACAATTTTTAGAAAAAGAAGCCATAAGGGTGGGTGGTGGCGATACTCATCGATTCAGGCTAGATGACTGCATCCTTATAAAAGATAACCACATTGCAATAGTGGGCAGTGTGAAAGAAGCAGTTGAGATGGCTAAAGGCTATGTTAGTTTTACAAAAAAGGTTGAAGTAGAAGTTGAAAGCACAAAGGATGCACTTGAAGCTGCCATGGCTGGGGCAGATATAATCATGCTGGACAATATGAATCCCGATGAAATACGAAATGTTTTAAATGCTCTTGAAAATAAAGGACTTAGAAATAAAATTTTGATAGAAGTTTCAGGTGGGATTAATCCGGATAATATTGTTGATTATGTAAAAACGGGAGTTGACGTAATTTCAACTGGTTATATAACTCATTCTGCAAAATCGCTTGATATGAGTCTTGAAATAATATAA
- a CDS encoding ZPR1 zinc finger domain-containing protein — MNNITTDCPVCRGKNTLNMTSKTEKIPYFGEIMESTLLCSDCGYKHSDTICLEQKEPVKYTLKINKDKLNTRIVKSQSATLSIPELGLKVEPGPKSQGYVSNVEGVINRFESAVATAMEWAEEKQIQENALKILEKIEELKTGNEIATLVLEDPFGHSIIVDNDAKHRKLTEEEINELNTGFMTIENE, encoded by the coding sequence TTGAATAATATTACAACAGATTGTCCAGTATGTAGGGGTAAGAATACCCTAAATATGACCAGTAAAACAGAGAAAATACCCTATTTTGGGGAGATTATGGAATCAACTCTGCTTTGTTCAGATTGTGGATATAAACATTCTGATACCATCTGTTTGGAGCAGAAAGAACCAGTGAAATACACACTCAAAATCAATAAAGATAAACTAAATACAAGAATTGTTAAATCCCAATCTGCAACTCTTAGCATACCCGAATTAGGTCTTAAAGTTGAACCAGGTCCCAAATCACAGGGTTACGTTTCTAATGTAGAAGGAGTCATTAATAGATTTGAATCTGCTGTTGCCACAGCAATGGAATGGGCAGAAGAAAAACAAATACAGGAAAATGCCCTTAAAATACTTGAAAAAATTGAAGAATTGAAAACTGGAAATGAAATAGCAACTTTAGTTTTGGAAGATCCATTTGGACACAGCATAATAGTGGACAATGATGCAAAACACAGAAAATTAACTGAAGAAGAAATAAATGAACTTAATACTGGTTTTATGACCATTGAAAATGAATAA
- the minD gene encoding cell division ATPase MinD: MELQAGKWYKMSRFIAFASGKGGVGRTSITFNLGVALSLFGEEVVMLDLDLVMANLDVITGLLNPDVTLHDVLVRDKSIDECVYEVNQGIRVVPTGIHFETLKHINPNYISWNKIMNEISDYGDIFLMDLPAGINANVFEGLPENTEAILVTQSNMPSVADALKIRILFNELNIKISGFVLNMWYDDKFLLSENEIESILEVPMIGLIPYDREVERSMALGRSVVEVNPSSPTSNAVMQLAADLLGKEYKPIEPNKEGIVGRIKKFVGLLPE, encoded by the coding sequence TTGGAATTACAGGCTGGAAAATGGTATAAAATGTCAAGATTCATAGCATTTGCTTCAGGAAAGGGTGGAGTAGGAAGAACATCCATAACATTTAACCTTGGGGTTGCACTTTCACTTTTTGGTGAGGAAGTTGTCATGCTGGACTTAGATCTGGTAATGGCTAATTTGGACGTTATTACAGGTCTTTTAAATCCTGATGTAACATTACATGATGTTTTAGTGAGGGATAAATCCATAGATGAATGTGTTTATGAAGTTAACCAAGGAATTCGTGTGGTTCCTACGGGAATCCATTTTGAAACTTTGAAACATATAAATCCCAACTATATCTCATGGAACAAGATAATGAACGAGATATCTGATTATGGCGATATTTTTTTAATGGATCTTCCTGCTGGAATAAACGCCAATGTATTTGAGGGGCTTCCTGAAAATACAGAGGCAATATTAGTGACACAATCCAACATGCCATCTGTTGCAGATGCCCTGAAAATAAGAATACTTTTCAATGAATTAAACATTAAGATAAGTGGTTTTGTTCTTAATATGTGGTACGATGATAAATTTTTATTATCAGAAAATGAAATAGAATCTATACTGGAAGTTCCAATGATTGGTTTAATTCCCTACGATAGGGAAGTGGAAAGATCTATGGCTCTTGGAAGATCTGTGGTGGAAGTGAACCCATCTTCCCCAACAAGCAATGCAGTTATGCAACTTGCAGCTGATCTGCTCGGAAAAGAATATAAACCAATTGAACCTAATAAAGAAGGAATTGTTGGTAGGATCAAGAAATTTGTTGGATTACTACCCGAATGA
- a CDS encoding TatD family hydrolase: protein MIDAHIHADTRPYEDFEKMAVAGIKKAVSCAHDPMKMSTSAVVLDHIHRIMENDTQRAEKNGLKLYAAVGLHPRSISSDYIRVIEKLPELLANKNVVALGEIGLETASEMEIKVFKQQLKIAQDMGIKVVVHTPRTNKKDVTNITASIIEDNIETSLILLDHVDNSIIDRVRNFEGVLGITVQPQKMTPEEAVILMDEYGYDRFVLDSDMSSSPSDPLSVPKTVHKLRLAGVNEKDIKRVSYTIASEFFDI, encoded by the coding sequence ATGATAGATGCACATATACATGCAGATACAAGACCATATGAAGATTTTGAAAAAATGGCAGTGGCAGGTATTAAAAAGGCAGTTAGCTGTGCACACGATCCCATGAAAATGAGTACATCCGCAGTTGTTTTGGATCATATACACAGAATTATGGAAAATGACACCCAAAGAGCAGAAAAGAATGGATTAAAATTGTATGCTGCTGTTGGTCTTCACCCTAGGAGCATATCTTCCGATTACATAAGAGTTATAGAAAAGCTTCCAGAACTGCTTGCTAATAAAAATGTTGTGGCACTTGGAGAAATAGGGCTTGAAACTGCATCTGAAATGGAGATAAAAGTGTTTAAACAACAACTGAAAATTGCACAAGATATGGGTATAAAAGTTGTTGTTCACACACCCAGAACCAATAAAAAGGATGTAACTAATATAACAGCATCAATAATTGAAGATAATATCGAAACATCCCTTATTCTGCTTGACCATGTAGACAATTCAATAATAGATAGGGTTAGGAATTTTGAAGGTGTACTTGGAATTACTGTTCAACCTCAAAAAATGACGCCTGAAGAAGCTGTTATCTTGATGGATGAATATGGCTATGATAGATTTGTACTGGATAGTGATATGAGTTCATCACCATCAGATCCTTTATCAGTTCCAAAAACAGTTCATAAACTTAGACTTGCTGGTGTAAATGAAAAGGATATAAAAAGAGTATCATATACCATTGCATCTGAATTTTTTGATATATAA
- a CDS encoding nitroreductase family protein, giving the protein MEFLNLVKNRFSVRSYKPDDVEEEKLKVIFEAASLAPTAVNYQPFQLIVIKTLGVENKLKRIYPAKWFSEAPLVICLCVIPSKAWNRKDGKNYADVDGSIVMDHIILAATSLGLGTCWVGAFDPDAAREILDLPENVEPLVFTPLGYPAEEPKVKQRKKLSEIVKFKDLK; this is encoded by the coding sequence ATGGAATTTTTAAACCTGGTTAAAAACAGATTCAGTGTAAGAAGTTACAAACCAGACGATGTAGAGGAAGAAAAATTAAAGGTTATATTTGAAGCAGCCAGTCTTGCACCAACAGCTGTGAATTATCAGCCATTTCAATTGATTGTAATAAAAACACTTGGAGTTGAAAATAAATTAAAACGTATTTATCCTGCAAAATGGTTCAGTGAAGCTCCTTTAGTGATCTGTTTGTGTGTAATCCCTTCTAAAGCTTGGAATCGTAAAGATGGAAAAAATTATGCAGATGTAGATGGATCAATTGTAATGGATCATATTATTTTAGCTGCAACCAGTTTGGGACTTGGTACTTGTTGGGTTGGCGCTTTTGATCCGGATGCAGCTCGTGAAATTTTAGATTTACCTGAAAATGTTGAACCACTTGTATTTACCCCATTAGGATATCCTGCAGAAGAACCAAAAGTTAAACAACGCAAAAAACTGTCTGAAATAGTTAAATTCAAGGATTTAAAATAA
- the minD gene encoding cell division ATPase MinD — protein sequence MTRVITIASGKGGVGKTTITANLGVALSTYGEETIVLDADVAMANLELILGMEGKSVTLHDVLSGSASIEDAIYEGPGGVKVVPAGISLEGLRKIKMDRLESALEILVENADILLIDAPAGLEKDALAAIAAAQEMILVTTPEVPSISDALKTKIIANKLGVDIIGVVINREQHDKTFLTITEIETILEVPVIAVIPDDPEVSRAAAFGEPLIIKNPKSPTSNAIMQLGADLIGEEYQPIEPDKKGVIAKLVEGLLGRR from the coding sequence ATGACAAGAGTTATAACAATTGCTTCAGGAAAGGGCGGTGTAGGGAAGACAACTATCACAGCCAATTTAGGTGTTGCATTATCAACTTATGGAGAAGAGACTATAGTACTTGATGCAGATGTTGCAATGGCCAACCTCGAACTCATTCTGGGCATGGAAGGAAAATCTGTAACATTGCACGATGTTCTTTCAGGATCTGCATCTATTGAAGATGCTATATACGAGGGACCTGGAGGAGTAAAAGTTGTTCCGGCAGGAATTTCTCTTGAAGGCCTCCGTAAAATTAAAATGGATAGATTAGAGAGTGCATTGGAGATATTAGTTGAAAATGCGGATATATTGCTTATAGATGCACCTGCAGGACTTGAAAAAGACGCTCTGGCTGCTATAGCTGCGGCTCAGGAGATGATACTAGTTACAACTCCGGAAGTTCCTTCCATAAGTGATGCTCTAAAAACTAAGATCATAGCAAACAAACTTGGGGTCGATATTATAGGTGTTGTAATAAACAGGGAGCAACACGATAAAACCTTTTTAACAATTACTGAAATAGAAACTATTCTTGAAGTACCTGTTATAGCAGTCATACCAGATGATCCTGAGGTTAGCAGGGCAGCAGCTTTTGGTGAGCCTTTAATTATAAAAAATCCTAAATCACCAACAAGCAATGCCATAATGCAGTTAGGTGCTGATCTTATAGGTGAAGAATACCAGCCAATTGAACCAGATAAGAAGGGAGTTATTGCCAAACTCGTTGAAGGACTTCTTGGAAGGAGATGA
- a CDS encoding DUF1611 domain-containing protein, with translation MYFITSLKEIQDLNPFVIIGCGGGGEKFSNFEGVESVGFIDDDTEKQGQEFCNNVISRDLTEVLQKTNAKSVAIMLPIGAEGTALKYAVEAIDNGKNVVTSFRSLPISQNESIIKFADAKGVILKEISPRLDVIRKIFGTAPPMCTEILPKLDYKPKTPIVFVGGTSQECGKRTTTRLLGKAAIERGLNAVVISTDEMGFEQPVDMNFRAGSLSVMDVASAVIGSIKYMEEQKNPDIIFIEGQSSLTERGNPHPRGLSASILIGATPNATIVCHRPNHPYREPRGIEFEVKAIEALEPTKVVGLSLNLRNVSDKTELNNYESKYGLPAVDVKNGGASRLLDVIIDYIGDL, from the coding sequence TTGTATTTTATAACTTCTCTTAAGGAAATTCAAGACCTCAACCCATTTGTTATAATAGGATGTGGAGGTGGCGGAGAAAAATTCTCTAATTTTGAGGGTGTGGAATCTGTTGGTTTCATTGATGATGATACTGAAAAGCAAGGCCAAGAATTTTGCAATAATGTTATATCTCGAGATCTAACAGAAGTCCTTCAAAAGACAAATGCCAAGAGCGTAGCCATTATGCTGCCAATAGGTGCTGAAGGAACAGCACTCAAGTACGCTGTTGAAGCAATTGATAATGGTAAAAATGTTGTTACTTCATTTAGATCATTACCGATTTCACAGAATGAATCTATTATTAAGTTTGCGGATGCTAAAGGCGTAATTTTAAAGGAAATCAGCCCTCGACTGGATGTTATAAGGAAAATATTTGGTACAGCACCCCCAATGTGTACAGAAATTTTACCAAAACTCGATTACAAACCCAAAACTCCTATAGTATTCGTTGGAGGTACTTCACAAGAGTGTGGAAAAAGAACCACAACAAGACTATTGGGTAAAGCAGCTATAGAAAGGGGTTTAAATGCAGTTGTAATTTCGACTGATGAGATGGGATTTGAACAACCCGTTGATATGAATTTCCGTGCAGGAAGCCTCTCTGTTATGGATGTTGCTTCTGCAGTTATTGGATCTATTAAATATATGGAGGAACAGAAGAATCCTGATATTATATTCATTGAAGGTCAATCAAGCCTAACAGAAAGAGGTAACCCTCATCCAAGAGGACTTTCAGCTTCTATTCTTATAGGTGCAACGCCTAATGCAACTATTGTGTGTCACAGACCCAACCACCCATACAGAGAACCTAGAGGTATAGAATTTGAAGTTAAGGCTATTGAAGCATTAGAACCCACAAAAGTAGTTGGATTATCTTTGAATCTAAGAAATGTCAGTGACAAAACTGAATTAAATAATTATGAAAGTAAATATGGGTTGCCCGCTGTTGATGTTAAAAATGGCGGAGCATCAAGATTGCTAGATGTAATTATTGATTATATAGGGGACTTGTAG
- the rnz gene encoding ribonuclease Z: MELIFLGTSSAIPTNHRNHSAIALKSFGEIILFDCGEGTQRQMTRARLSPMKISKIFITHFHGDHILGVPGIIQSMAFRGRTEPLNIYGPPGLSEFVKHIKNFGYFALSFEIIENTISDGIVLDEEEYTVMCCKTEHSVTNFAYSINEKRSPKFLKENALKLGVKPGPDFGKLQSGIAVKVGEKIIKPKQVLGENRKGRKIVYSGDTRPCEQMIEFSSDADILIHESTFNDSHMDKSYETGHSTASMAAEIAKKANVNKLVLTHISTRYKDNKTIEKEALEVFENSIVAEDMMILEVKRNEP; the protein is encoded by the coding sequence ATGGAACTTATATTTCTAGGGACATCATCAGCAATACCAACCAACCACAGAAACCACTCTGCAATAGCATTAAAAAGTTTTGGAGAGATTATATTATTTGACTGTGGAGAAGGAACTCAACGACAAATGACAAGGGCTAGATTAAGTCCCATGAAAATAAGTAAAATATTCATAACACATTTTCATGGTGACCATATCCTTGGTGTTCCAGGGATTATACAATCAATGGCCTTCCGTGGGAGAACCGAACCACTTAATATATATGGACCGCCAGGTCTTTCAGAATTTGTTAAACATATCAAAAATTTCGGTTACTTTGCACTTTCGTTCGAGATAATAGAAAACACTATTTCGGATGGGATTGTACTAGATGAAGAAGAATATACTGTTATGTGCTGTAAAACAGAACATTCAGTAACAAATTTTGCTTACAGTATAAATGAGAAGAGATCACCTAAATTCCTTAAAGAAAATGCTTTAAAGTTGGGTGTGAAACCTGGACCAGATTTTGGCAAGCTTCAAAGTGGAATTGCTGTTAAAGTTGGTGAAAAAATTATTAAACCCAAACAGGTACTTGGTGAAAATAGAAAGGGACGGAAAATAGTATATTCTGGTGATACCCGACCATGCGAACAGATGATAGAATTTTCAAGTGATGCAGACATTTTGATACATGAATCAACATTTAACGACAGCCATATGGATAAATCTTACGAAACAGGGCATTCAACAGCTTCAATGGCAGCGGAAATAGCTAAAAAAGCTAATGTAAACAAACTAGTTCTCACCCATATCAGTACAAGATATAAAGATAATAAAACAATTGAAAAGGAAGCATTAGAAGTATTTGAAAATTCTATTGTTGCTGAGGATATGATGATTCTTGAGGTGAAACGGAATGAACCTTGA
- a CDS encoding carbohydrate kinase family protein has protein sequence MKDLKLDVLGFGTCNTDFLMNVERFSGADDEVDIRNLSTLIGGSAANFAVGVSRYGLKTGIMARIGNDIFGKHIRSELEKEGINTERLVSIDEKTGMAFIAIEPDGERSIYTFMGSNSKFNLEREDITLIKHSEILHITGMYIEVVEEASKHAKLLSFNPGNLLASYGLDALDKILKRTHILFLNKKEVTILTGRNYEEGAKLIVDNGVPLVVVTMGKEGSKVYTENNQIHYPTKELNAIDTTGAGDSFAAGFITAFFKKNELKDCLKLGNQSASSCITKLGAFNSSEFK, from the coding sequence ATGAAAGATCTCAAATTAGATGTTTTAGGATTTGGAACATGTAATACTGATTTTTTAATGAATGTGGAACGTTTTTCCGGTGCTGATGATGAAGTGGATATTAGAAATCTTAGTACATTAATCGGCGGTTCAGCTGCCAATTTTGCTGTTGGTGTATCAAGATATGGCTTGAAAACTGGTATAATGGCAAGAATTGGTAATGATATTTTTGGTAAGCATATTCGCTCTGAATTAGAAAAAGAAGGAATTAACACCGAAAGGCTGGTTTCGATAGATGAAAAAACAGGAATGGCATTTATTGCAATTGAACCAGATGGTGAAAGATCTATTTATACGTTTATGGGTTCAAATTCAAAGTTCAATCTTGAAAGGGAAGATATAACCCTTATTAAGCATTCTGAAATACTTCACATAACTGGCATGTACATTGAAGTAGTTGAAGAAGCTTCGAAACATGCAAAATTACTTTCATTCAATCCTGGCAATTTGTTAGCATCATACGGGTTGGATGCCCTAGATAAAATCCTTAAAAGAACTCATATATTGTTTTTAAACAAGAAGGAAGTCACAATTTTAACAGGTAGAAATTATGAAGAAGGAGCTAAACTCATAGTTGATAATGGGGTTCCTTTGGTTGTAGTAACAATGGGAAAGGAAGGTTCGAAAGTATATACTGAAAATAATCAAATTCATTATCCTACAAAGGAACTAAATGCTATAGATACAACAGGAGCTGGGGATTCTTTTGCAGCAGGATTCATAACAGCATTTTTTAAAAAAAATGAACTTAAAGATTGCCTTAAACTTGGAAATCAATCTGCTTCAAGTTGTATAACAAAACTTGGGGCTTTTAACAGTTCAGAATTTAAATAA
- a CDS encoding DUF2226 domain-containing protein: MELPITRPSMICYADEIEFAELLKDLSLKRHNGFIRITSGSEEGFILFKQGKEIAASYDRHSRVDAIEKISDAMNNKGTLIEIFNVRPTQIDFYMDINKPYIIGSDAYEIIDEIKKSKDLTNIETETTPEPKAVPTAKPVSEAIKESENNPKSIKPTKTETIETIEPKQVPQNDDEIVSKEGSSNDSEILSETKEAPNEPIEKSELESNSVKDVVPEIIKPKTNAEQLGENDTKEQQTNQQIPEPVTEMNSESVIESEQEKPSDELKIEPVTDESNIPSTEESVQDIDSTLEDDLETNSKEEKENVEMPLVDRSELMKKYGIKDIQEEDVDNILESYKGGSVRDEDIEKIELTLMNKIKKSILPIPKIKGAEVMVFLENMDGLSGKVNIIIELESKGFLSRIMGDSKDINLERQIINISQIEIRKSFRKYPEIVDKFDVNVEIS; encoded by the coding sequence ATGGAGTTACCAATAACTAGACCTTCCATGATCTGCTATGCGGATGAAATTGAATTCGCAGAGTTATTGAAGGATCTTTCTTTAAAAAGACATAATGGATTCATTAGGATTACATCAGGTTCCGAAGAAGGATTTATTCTTTTTAAACAAGGTAAAGAAATTGCAGCATCTTATGATAGACATTCTAGGGTTGATGCTATCGAAAAAATTAGTGATGCAATGAATAATAAAGGAACTCTAATTGAAATTTTCAATGTACGTCCAACCCAAATTGATTTCTATATGGATATTAACAAGCCATATATTATTGGTTCAGATGCATATGAGATTATAGATGAGATTAAAAAATCCAAGGACTTAACAAATATAGAAACAGAAACAACTCCCGAGCCGAAGGCAGTTCCTACAGCAAAACCTGTTTCAGAAGCTATAAAAGAATCTGAAAATAATCCTAAATCAATAAAACCTACAAAAACTGAAACAATTGAAACAATTGAACCAAAACAAGTTCCCCAAAATGATGATGAGATAGTTAGCAAAGAAGGGTCTTCAAATGATTCAGAAATTCTATCTGAAACAAAAGAAGCTCCAAATGAACCAATTGAAAAATCTGAATTAGAAAGTAATTCTGTTAAAGATGTTGTTCCTGAAATAATCAAACCAAAAACTAATGCAGAACAATTAGGTGAGAACGACACAAAGGAGCAGCAAACTAATCAGCAAATTCCCGAACCTGTTACAGAAATGAATAGTGAATCTGTAATAGAATCGGAACAGGAAAAACCTTCTGATGAATTGAAAATAGAACCTGTAACAGATGAATCTAATATCCCCTCTACAGAGGAATCTGTTCAAGATATAGATTCTACTTTAGAAGACGATCTTGAAACCAATTCAAAGGAAGAAAAGGAAAATGTAGAAATGCCTTTGGTTGACAGGTCCGAATTGATGAAAAAATATGGTATCAAAGACATTCAAGAGGAAGATGTTGATAATATACTTGAATCATATAAAGGTGGTTCAGTAAGAGATGAAGATATTGAAAAAATTGAATTGACGTTAATGAATAAGATCAAAAAATCAATATTACCCATACCTAAAATTAAAGGAGCCGAGGTAATGGTTTTTCTTGAAAACATGGATGGATTGAGTGGTAAGGTCAATATTATAATCGAATTAGAATCTAAAGGATTCTTATCTCGTATTATGGGTGATTCAAAGGATATTAATCTGGAAAGACAGATAATAAATATATCTCAAATAGAAATAAGAAAAAGTTTCAGGAAATATCCTGAAATTGTAGATAAATTTGATGTTAATGTAGAGATTAGTTAG
- a CDS encoding 3H domain-containing protein: MRKPYVILIGSASGIGKSTIASELAKELGIKHLIETDFIRAIVRGIIGPDYAPSLHKSSFDAYTTLRDKERFEDNDSLIEAGFEDHASFVIPAIERVIRRAVDDYDDVVIEGVHLVPGFIDIEKFKKDASIHFFILTADKEVHKERFVKRAMKIKRGGKHLEYFKENRIINDYLVKSAVEHGVPVINNIKIESSLKRMLTLIREICKVMLFKHSVDQLEDETSIILDKYGGRMVDVSYFLPGFGEPLNRKVNVFDPVEARRFIDRLEKNPKRKKDLENLYSLSDNIHGHKICAPDKESLENMIKDLDEKGFIYKNKKNKNETDSGTGPQTS; the protein is encoded by the coding sequence TTGAGAAAACCCTACGTTATACTAATTGGAAGTGCATCAGGCATTGGAAAATCAACTATAGCCTCTGAACTGGCAAAAGAATTGGGAATAAAACATTTAATTGAAACTGACTTTATAAGAGCCATAGTCCGTGGAATAATAGGTCCGGACTATGCACCATCACTTCATAAATCCTCATTTGATGCTTACACAACACTTAGAGACAAAGAACGGTTTGAAGATAATGATTCACTGATCGAAGCTGGTTTTGAGGATCATGCTTCATTTGTTATTCCTGCTATTGAAAGGGTGATTAGAAGAGCAGTGGATGATTATGACGATGTTGTAATAGAAGGTGTACATTTAGTTCCGGGTTTCATTGACATTGAAAAATTCAAAAAAGACGCTTCGATTCATTTTTTTATACTAACCGCTGACAAAGAAGTTCACAAAGAAAGATTTGTTAAAAGAGCCATGAAAATAAAACGTGGTGGCAAACACTTGGAATATTTCAAGGAAAACAGGATCATAAACGACTACCTTGTGAAAAGTGCAGTGGAACATGGAGTACCAGTTATTAATAATATAAAAATTGAAAGTTCGCTCAAACGAATGCTAACTTTAATAAGAGAAATATGTAAAGTTATGCTTTTTAAACATTCTGTTGACCAATTAGAAGATGAAACATCCATAATACTAGATAAATATGGTGGTAGAATGGTTGATGTATCTTATTTTCTCCCGGGTTTTGGAGAACCTTTAAACAGGAAGGTGAATGTATTTGATCCGGTGGAAGCTAGACGTTTCATAGACAGGTTGGAAAAAAATCCCAAGAGGAAAAAGGACTTGGAAAATCTGTACAGTCTATCAGATAATATTCATGGTCATAAGATTTGTGCTCCTGATAAAGAAAGTCTAGAAAATATGATAAAAGATCTTGATGAGAAAGGTTTTATTTACAAAAATAAAAAAAATAAAAACGAAACCGATTCTGGAACAGGACCTCAAACATCTTAA
- a CDS encoding roadblock/LC7 domain-containing protein, with translation MIERILKDLGRINGVSGSLVVGKDGLIIESEVPGDIDSELVAAMASAVFGTAERSAEEMKHEPLQQVMIEGEKGKTLMIDAGEGILVVITDIAINLGLIRIEMRRSAERVVDMLT, from the coding sequence ATGATAGAAAGAATACTTAAGGATTTAGGAAGGATCAACGGTGTAAGTGGATCACTGGTAGTTGGAAAAGATGGTTTAATCATCGAAAGTGAAGTACCAGGAGACATAGATTCGGAACTTGTTGCTGCCATGGCGTCTGCTGTTTTCGGTACAGCTGAAAGATCTGCAGAAGAAATGAAACATGAGCCACTTCAACAAGTTATGATAGAGGGGGAAAAGGGAAAAACTTTAATGATAGATGCAGGGGAAGGAATTTTAGTAGTCATAACCGACATAGCAATTAATCTCGGTTTAATAAGAATTGAGATGAGAAGAAGTGCTGAACGTGTAGTTGACATGTTAACATAA
- a CDS encoding cell division protein SepF, with amino-acid sequence MKDVLDIIKKNIGIDDENNEKEEQETIIVPEHSFYEIILMKAKNLDDFDFALSQITEEKNPIIMDMSYLERDSPEEFKLAGEKLKAFRDKTGGEAILLCKNGKNIIIITPPEIKLIRK; translated from the coding sequence ATGAAGGATGTACTGGATATTATAAAGAAAAATATTGGTATAGATGATGAAAATAATGAAAAAGAAGAACAGGAAACCATAATTGTTCCTGAACATTCTTTCTATGAGATAATCCTAATGAAAGCCAAGAACTTGGATGATTTTGACTTTGCATTGAGTCAGATCACCGAAGAGAAAAATCCTATTATAATGGATATGAGCTACCTTGAAAGGGATAGTCCCGAAGAATTTAAGTTGGCTGGAGAAAAATTAAAGGCATTCAGGGATAAAACTGGAGGAGAAGCAATATTACTATGTAAAAATGGTAAAAATATTATTATCATCACTCCCCCCGAGATCAAGCTTATACGGAAGTGA